In Humulus lupulus chromosome 7, drHumLupu1.1, whole genome shotgun sequence, the following are encoded in one genomic region:
- the LOC133792356 gene encoding zinc finger protein ZAT9-like encodes MQIVLSMEFKSVEEKNHVCNFCGKRFSSGKALGGHKRFHIQQERLAAAAVASASAGNKTQESGNNNNIRSRIKGENSMLCCICHKYFPSMKSLSGHMRTHRDRNWKGIQPPVSETLVSDRLANGSPSTDSITTVDLLQSLSSSWSETGRRGRKGDPTLAAAVDLINLSRSQDRVLRKQPDQVKADSSPTSVSGDGTDYNSDPKKYARVNDLKRKNMMMKNSVSVSSSSNSTETDDGNKDEKSVSNNKKLKIRFSTTNTTATAATYKCSSCDKSFSTFQALGGHRSTHNKDNKKHSSATTIDTKKKDDNDDVEVAKTMKRTKFYGIGVEVAKSSMCNGGGELQIMASSSSSQVDHDHLVGRNGNTTKITGRRPLMLDIDLNQMPCAVMADDVTDA; translated from the coding sequence ATGCAAATAGTGCTGAGCATGGAATTCAAGTCTGTAGAAGAGAAAAATCACGTATGCAACTTCTGCGGGAAACGCTTCAGCTCCGGCAAGGCTTTGGGAGGGCACAAGAGATTTCACATCCAGCAGGAACGCCTGGCCGCAGCTGCAGTCGCCTCCGCCTCCGCCGGCAACAAAACTCAAGAGAGTGGTAACAATAATAACATTCGAAGCAGGATTAAAGGTGAAAATAGTATGTTATGTTGTATCTGCCACAAGTATTTCCCCTCAATGAAATCGTTATCTGGTCACATGAGAACTCATCGTGATAGGAATTGGAAAGGGATTCAGCCTCCTGTTTCGGAGACACTAGTCTCAGATAGATTGGCCAATGGTTCGCCCAGTACAGATTCCATCACTACCGTTGATTTATTACAAAGTTTGTCATCAAGTTGGTCCGAGACCGGTAGGAGAGGCCGGAAAGGTGACCCTACTTTAGCTGCGGCCGTTGATCTCATCAATCTTTCTCGCTCACAAGATAGGGTTTTGAGAAAACAACCTGATCAGGTAAAAGCAGATTCTTCTCCTACTTCTGTGTCTGGTGATGGTACTGATTATAATTCCGATCCAAAAAAATATGCTAGGGTTAATGATTTGAAAAGGAAGAATATGATGATGAAAAACAGTGTgagtgttagtagtagtagtaatagtaccGAAACGGATGATGGTAATAAAGATGAGAAAAGCGTTTCTAATAATAAGAAGCTGAAGATTAGATTTAgcactactaatactactgctactgctgctacttacAAATGTAGTAGCTGTGATAAATCTTTTTCGACATTCCAGGCCTTGGGAGGACATAGATCAACTCATAACAAAGACAACAAGAAGCATAGTAGTGCTACTACAATTGATACTAAGAAAaaagatgataatgatgatgTTGAAGTTGCGAAAACTATGAAAAGGACCAAGTTTTATGGTATAGGTGTTGAAGTAGCTAAATCAAGTATGTGTAATGGTGGTGGTGAGCTTCAGATCATGGCCTCATCATCATCGTCTCAAGTGGATCATGATCATCTTGTTGGTAGAAATGGTAACACTACTAAGATTACTGGGCGCCGTCCTTTAATGCTTGATATTGATCTCAACCAGATGCCTTGTGCTGTTATGGCCGACGACGTAACTGATGCCTAA